The genomic DNA CAGGGCCGCCGACAGCTCGAGGTTCGCCTCGGCGTTCTCGAAGCGGATCGGGTTGATCTTGTGCGGCATCGTCGACGAGCCGGTGGCTCCGGCGACCGGGATCTGCGCGAAGTATCCGAGCGAGATGTATGTCCAGATATCGGTGGCGAGGTTGTGCAGGATGCCGCCGGCGTGACGCACCCGGTCGTAGAGCTCGACCTGCCAGTCGTGCGACTCGATCTGCGTGGTGAGGACGTTGAAGCCGAGCCCCAGCCCCTCCACGTACTCGCGGGCGACCTCGGGCCAGTCGACGGACGGGTCGGCGGCGAGGTGCGCCGACCAGGTGCCGGTCGCGCCGGAGAACTTCGCCAGGTAGTCGGATGCCGCGATCTGCGCGCGCACCCGCTCGAGACGCCACGCGAAGACGGCGATCTCCTTGCCCATCGTCGACGGGGTCGCCGGCTGGCCGTGCGTCCGGGACAGCATGGCGGCATCCGCGTGCTCCACCGACAGCTCGCGGAGCTTGGCGATCACCGAGTCCAGGGCGGGCAGCCAGACGTTCTCGACCGCGCGCTTCACGGTGAGCGCGTAGGAGACCGAGTTGATGTCTTCGCTGGTGCAGGCGAAGTGGGTGAGCTCGGAGATCGAGTCGAGGCCCAGCGTCGACAGCCGGTCGCGCACGAGATACTCGATGGCCTTCACGTCGTGGCGGGTGACGGCTTCCTTCTCGGCGAGCCAGTCGATCTCGGTCTGCCCGAAGTCACGGTAGAGGGCGCGCAGGCGCTCCTTGTCGGCATCCGGCAGCGGCGAGGTCTCGAACAGCGAGCGGTCGGTGAGGGCGATCAGCCACTCGACCTCGACCTCGACCCTGGCGCGGTTGAGGCCCGCCTCGGAGAGGAAGTCGGCGAGACCGGCGACGGCGGCGCGGTAGCGTCCGTCGAGCGGGCTCAGGGGCTGCGGCGGAAGCGAAGGCTGGAAAGTCAGGGGAGTCCTCCTGATCGGGCCCGTCAAACGCGGGGCGTGCGGGGGAGACGCAGGGCGGGTTCGAGCTGAAGAAAGAGGCCCCTGGTCGCGGTCTCAATCATACCGAGGACGGAATCGAACATATCCGCGCCCGCGTAGTACGGGTCGGGGACGTCGAGGCCGTCGGCGTTCGCGTCGAAGGAGAGCAGCAGGGTGACCTTGCCCTCCTGGTCCTCGTTGTTCGCCCACTCGCGGAGGACGCGCTCGTGCGTGCGGTCGAGGGCGACGATCAGGTCGTTGTCGGCGAAGGATGCGCTGGTGAACTGCCGCGCCCGGTGCTGCGACCCGTCGTAGCCGCGCCGGGCGAGGGAGTCGATCGTCCGGTGGTCTGCGCGTTCGCCGAGGTGCCAATCGCCGGTGCTGGCGCTGCGGGACACGATCCGCGAGCCCAGGCCCTGTCGTTCTGCCAGATCGCGGAACACGACCTCTGCCATCGGCGAGCGGCAGATGTTCCCCGTGCAGACGAAGATCACGCGAAAGGGATCCGGGGATGTCACAGAGTCCATTGTGCCCGCCGGTGGCGCTTCTGCACAGTCGACTGCGTGCACTCGTTCTGCACCGAACCGATTCCCCGCGGACTCTGCACCGGTCGTGCGGATCGGGAGGCCGGTCACGGTGGCGAACAAGGATGCTGGGCGCATGTACTCATTCGCAATCGCCGGGGCCGGGTCTTCGGAAGCCCTGTGGGCCTGGTTCGCGGCCCGGCGTGAGATCGAGTCGGCGATCGCCGCTCTCGACGAAGCCGCAGCCACCCTCGTGGCACTGGTCGCGGACAGCGACTGGCAGTCCGACGGCGTGCGCGCACTGCACGCGTTGCTCTCCGATCTTCGGTCGCGTGCGTCCGCGCAGATCGCGAGCCTGTCCGAACGGGCGCGGGAATTGGAGAGGGTCGGGTTCGCATGAGTGATGACCTGGACATCACGCACGGTGGGGCGATCGCCGTCGACACCGAGGTGCTGCGCGATGTCGGCGTACGCATCGCGGTCGTTGCAGAGCGCCTCGCCGACACCCAGGGATCGATCCGCCGAGCGCACGGGATCATCGTCGACGCACCGGGGCTCAGTGCTCAGCTCGATACGGTCGCGCTGTGGGCGAGCGCCGATCGGGTGGACGAACTGCAGCGTCGATGCGAAGAGGCGAGCGTCGGCACCCTGTTGATGGCCGACGCCTACGAACTCGTCGAGCTCCGCGCGCAGGCGGAGGCTCTTGCGCTCACCGATGCGGCCGCCGCGGATGCGCTGTACGCGCGGATCGAGCAGCTCGAGGCATCCGATGACCGCGTGGGCGGCATGGCCGACATGCTCATCGCCGGCTGGAAGGACCGGCGTTTCGAAGGGCTGGATTCGCAGTTCGACCTCAGCGGCGCGATGGCGCACTTGTTCGTGGGCGGCGGCCTGATCGGATCGACGCTGGGTCTCGGGAAGGTGCACGCAGGGAAGCCACTGATCGGGAAGGCTGATCCGGTGACGGTGCGGCCGGTCGCGGCGTCCACTCCGGTGGGAACGCCCGCGAGCCTCGCCGATGCCTTCCGCCGCTTCCCGGAAGCGCCAGGAGCGCAGATCAGAGTCGATCGCCTCACCATGGGCGACGGCTCGACGCAGTTCATCGCGTACATCAAGGGAACACAGTCGCCGTTCTTCGGCGCAGGTGAGCCGTGGGACATGAAGTCGAACATCGAGCTCTACGCCGGCAAGACCTCGGCCTCCTATCAGGCCACGCTCGACGCGCTCGCGGCCGCGGGTGCCCGGCCGGGAGATCGAGTTGATCTGTTCGCGCACTCGCAGGCGGGAATGATCGCGTCTCGCCTCGCCATGGAGAGCGAGTTCGAGGTGCAGGTGGTGGCGACGGCAGGCAGCCCCACCGAGCCGACACTGCGTGAGGATCAGCTGCTCGTTCAGCTGATCCATTCCGACGACATCGTGTCCTCGCTCGCCGGCGGAGGTTCCCCCGGCGGTACCGGTTCGCCCGACTCCTTCACGGCAACCCGTGAAGGAGATTCGTCAGACGGTGTGCAGGATGTCTGGGCCGACACTCACTGGATGCACTCGTACATCGAGACCGCCGAGATGGTCGACAGATCCAGCGACCCGCGAGCCGTTGCGCTCGACGAGTACTGGAAGACGCTCGACGCCGCCGAGGTGATCGAGTCGACGGAGTACCGCGCCGAGCGGACCGGGTGGTCCGGCTGAGCGGATATCGCTCAGTCGCGGCGGGACTTCTTGCGCTGCGGACGCAGGATGAAGCCGAAGATGCCGTTGATGATCGAGATGATGATCGCGGCGACCACGCCCCACCAGAAGTGACCGACGGTGAGGCCCCAGCCGAAGCCGCTCGTGATCCAGGCGGTCAGCCACAGCAGGAAGCCGTTGATGACGAACCCGATGAGGCCGATGGTGAGGATGTAGAGCGGGAAGGCGACGATCTTCACGACGGTGCCGATGATCGTGTTCACCAGGGCGAAGATCGCACCGACGGCGAGCAGCGTGAGGACCAGCTGCAGCGTCTCGGCGGGCGGGAAGGCGGTGATCGCCACCTGCAGCACGGGGATCAACGTCACCACCCAGAGGGCGAAGGCGTTCACGATGACTCGAATGATGAAGCGCATGGTCGTTTCAGTGTGGCACGATCGGCGCCGGATGTCAGCGGTTCAACGGGCGGACGCTCGCCAGAGCTCGACGCCCGCTCTTAGACTCGACTCGTGACCGAGCCGATTCTGCCCCGCATCCGCCCCGCCATCGCCGCGCTCGCGCCGTACCGGCAAGGCAAGCAGGCAGGACCCGACGCGTTCAAGCTGTCCAGTAACGAGAACCCCTTCGATCCGCTGCCCTCGGTCGTCGCCGCTCTGCAGCACACGACCCCGATCAACCGCTACCCGGATGCATCGGCCGGCCGCCTGCGTGAGCGCCTCGCCGTCCGCTACGGCGTCGACTCCGACCAGGTGCACGTCGCCGCAGGTTCCGTCTCGATCCTGCACCAGCTGATCCTCGCCACCTCCTCCGTGGGCGATGAGGTCGTCTACGCGTGGCGCTCGTTCGAGGCCTACCCGAGCCTTCCTCTCGTCGCCGGGGCAACGGGTGTGCAGGTGCCGCTGACGGACGAGTCGCGCCACGACCTCGACGCGATGGCGGATGCTGTCACCGAACGCACCAGCGCCATCATCCTGTGCACCCCCAACAACCCGACCGGCCCGATCATCACGAGCGCCGAGTTCGCGTCCTTCGTCGGCCGCGTTCCGGCCGATGTGCTGATCGTCCTCGATGAGGCCTACGCCGAGTTCGTGACCGCGCCAGACGCTGTCGACGGGCTGAAGGAACGCGCATTCGAAGCGCATCCCAACGTGGTCGTCCTGCGCACGTTCTCCAAGGCCTACGGACTCGCCGGGCTTCGCATCGGCTACGCGATCGGCAACAGCAAGGTGCTGGATGCCGCGCGCGCCACCGGCATCCCCCTGTCGGTCACGTCCGCCGCTGAGAACGCGGCGATCGCCAGCCTCGACGCCGAAGCCGAGCTGCTCGATCGGGTCGCCGTGATCGTCGAGCGGCGCACGCTCCTTCGCGACGGTCTGCGCGCTCAGGGGTGGGATGTCCCGGACGCTCAGGGCAACTTCGTCTGGCTGCCCGCAGCAGAGCGCACCGATGAGGTGGCCGCCGCCTTCGCTGCGGCCGACGTGGTCGTGCGTCCGTTCAGCGGCGATGGCATCC from Microbacterium sp. LWO13-1.2 includes the following:
- the purB gene encoding adenylosuccinate lyase: MTGPIRRTPLTFQPSLPPQPLSPLDGRYRAAVAGLADFLSEAGLNRARVEVEVEWLIALTDRSLFETSPLPDADKERLRALYRDFGQTEIDWLAEKEAVTRHDVKAIEYLVRDRLSTLGLDSISELTHFACTSEDINSVSYALTVKRAVENVWLPALDSVIAKLRELSVEHADAAMLSRTHGQPATPSTMGKEIAVFAWRLERVRAQIAASDYLAKFSGATGTWSAHLAADPSVDWPEVAREYVEGLGLGFNVLTTQIESHDWQVELYDRVRHAGGILHNLATDIWTYISLGYFAQIPVAGATGSSTMPHKINPIRFENAEANLELSAALLGSLSQTLVTSRLQRDLTDSTTQRNIGVAFGHSLLALDNLRRGLNEISLARDVLLADLDVNWEVLAEAIQTVIRAEVVAGRSTISDPYALLKELTRGHRVGGPELAEFVEGLEIGDAAKQRLLALTPATYIGIAERLAQ
- a CDS encoding low molecular weight protein-tyrosine-phosphatase, whose translation is MDSVTSPDPFRVIFVCTGNICRSPMAEVVFRDLAERQGLGSRIVSRSASTGDWHLGERADHRTIDSLARRGYDGSQHRARQFTSASFADNDLIVALDRTHERVLREWANNEDQEGKVTLLLSFDANADGLDVPDPYYAGADMFDSVLGMIETATRGLFLQLEPALRLPRTPRV
- a CDS encoding phage holin family protein, which translates into the protein MRFIIRVIVNAFALWVVTLIPVLQVAITAFPPAETLQLVLTLLAVGAIFALVNTIIGTVVKIVAFPLYILTIGLIGFVINGFLLWLTAWITSGFGWGLTVGHFWWGVVAAIIISIINGIFGFILRPQRKKSRRD
- a CDS encoding histidinol-phosphate transaminase — encoded protein: MTEPILPRIRPAIAALAPYRQGKQAGPDAFKLSSNENPFDPLPSVVAALQHTTPINRYPDASAGRLRERLAVRYGVDSDQVHVAAGSVSILHQLILATSSVGDEVVYAWRSFEAYPSLPLVAGATGVQVPLTDESRHDLDAMADAVTERTSAIILCTPNNPTGPIITSAEFASFVGRVPADVLIVLDEAYAEFVTAPDAVDGLKERAFEAHPNVVVLRTFSKAYGLAGLRIGYAIGNSKVLDAARATGIPLSVTSAAENAAIASLDAEAELLDRVAVIVERRTLLRDGLRAQGWDVPDAQGNFVWLPAAERTDEVAAAFAAADVVVRPFSGDGIRISVGEEASIARVLEVAAATR